Part of the Notamacropus eugenii isolate mMacEug1 chromosome 5, mMacEug1.pri_v2, whole genome shotgun sequence genome is shown below.
CAGAGAAGCAAGGGAGACAACCTCTGCATAAAAAATGCcatgtacaagataaataggaaacaagaaacaaaatggCAGGGCAGTAGATTTAAGAGGGATTTGTAAAGACTTCTGTAAAAGGTGTTATTTTGGCTGGGatttgagggaagccagggaTGCCAGGAGGCAAAGATTGTGGATGACAGGAAGGAACATATTCCATAtgtagccagtgaaaatgctgaaAGTTGAGATATGGAATATCTTGTTGAGGAGTAGAAAGGAGACCATTGTCAtatactgtgtatgtgtgtgtgtgtatgtgtgtgtgtgtgtgtgtgtgtgcacatgtgcttGTGCACCCCCATTGAGAGTGAGAGGTGGGTATTCagtataagaagattgaaaaggggGGAAGTGCGTCCAGGTTATTAAGGACTTTGGATGCCAGTCAAGGTAAAGTACCCCAGCACCCCCTGGACACAGCACCAATTTTGTTATAGATCTGAGCCCAGAATAGAATGACTGCTGcataagagaggaagaggatgaggatgaggaccCCAATCCCCTGGAGTCAGTGTACCCTTGTTGCTAGGCTGAGGAAACTTGGCCATGGTCCAGAGATTGTTTGTTtataaattatcaagaaaactgagaaaggatTGATTCCCAAAATTAAGACCCATTTGGCATTCTAGCTGTACCTGCTGAGAAGGAAcaaagtggggtgggaggggaggtttccctttttgcttcagtCATGGCTCCTTGTCCCATTCTTCTACTTTGGATGGAAGATATCTTGAGAATTTAAGGAGTTCAGAGGATGCTGAGACTCTTACCTTCCATGGTCAATGGTGTTGTAACCATGGCCCAGCATCAGTTGACAGCACTGTTATGTAGAGGATCAAAGAATCTGGACCTAGGTGagatggtttttcttttctcttgtcccTTGAGGCTAAGAGACTAAGCGAGGCTTGATCAAGCCTTCATTTTGGTCACAACTGTTTCTGATCACAGTgagatggaaaatgaaggaaagaaggatggaggaGGGGATGTCAGGATTTCAGCCTTTGCCCAGGAACAGCCTTACTGCTATGGAAGCTGAACCTTGTATTTCTTGCTTTTCAGTTTTGCTTCAGAAAATGTTCTTTAATCAATTATGTGAGTGAGAAGTCCTTTGAGGGTCATTATAGGGAAAAAGACAAAGGGATGAGAGTGATGAGACAAGCTGATTAtgatttgggggtggaggggacaaATTTATTATACTCCTATAGTATCTAACTTAGAATCTAGGATAGACAATCAGGGAGCAGCCATTTAGACTCAGTTGGCATGAAATGGATGCTTACAGGCTGGGATGTCAGGTCTTCTTAGCACATGTACTGATAAGTGAGCTGGTGCAGTTTGATCTTGGAGTGCCACCTCATGGCTTGTGCATGTATTGCACCCCCAAATATTAATCATACACCTAGGAGGCACATGGAAACATTGCTAGTGTGTTCAGACTACTCAGTGTTCTTTGATCACAGCACTCCCATCTTTCTTCTCCAGGCCTTTATGTTGCATTTCCCATGCCTCCCTCCACTTCCTAGCTTCCCGTCAATCCTCAGCTCAAACCCAGCCTTCCTTAGGAAGCCTCTCTCAGTCCATCTGTGATCTCCATGTTCTTTTAGTGGAGAAACtatctgagattaccttccaacTACCATGCATATATTTAGTATGGATCTACTTATAtagtgtctcccccattagactgtactCTCTTTCCCCCATTCCTTTGCAGAAATAGAAGCTTCCTGGGtatgaaacatttatttttatattttttgatgtATTGGTCAATTTTACtgattgttttttctctttattttttcttttaagaatattctttattatatgggataactcctTAAGAGGGGGAGAATGGAGAAGGACACAAGGGGAAATTTAGGATTGAAATTAAGGTAAATTGAGGCACAAAGTTCTGAGCAAGATCAATTTATTGACAAAGTACAAATTTGCCAGTAAACAGTCTTAGCCTCAGCTAGTTAAGACCTTGAATGAGAGCTGGCAAGTCATTTTTATAGCCAAAAGGAAAGGCATCTGAAAACTGGAAGGCAGTATCATAGACAGGGCAAAGAATATGATTGGTTACAAAGTCAGAAGCATCATAGATGTGGGGGACAATATTACTGGCTAGAAATTTGGAATATAGCCCCTCCTTCCATCTTGTTGCTATGGAAAACTCATTGATGGTGTCCACCTGCACGGCTAGTTAGTGTCACGGTGATTACAGACTAGATTTTCTTGAAGGACATCCAGTGTTGCAGAAATAACTGACCAGACTTAATGGTATCCACTTGCAGCCTTCAAGGAGAACAGATTTTCTTGACACAAGAATAAAACAGTGGCTAGCAGGAAAACTGAACTTCCAAACTTGACTCAGAAATAATTGAAATCCGATTTAGAGAGTAACGTAAAATATCAGTGGTAATACAAAATGAAATCGACTACAGATAgaatcaatttgattttctcaattttcatgtaaaaacaaaaaaattcaatcaaaattttatttttgtagaaaaggaatttaagatccttgaaggcagaatctgtcttttgcctttctttgtagccttaCTGCTTCgaatagtgcttggcacataataggtggttaataaaatgcttgctgactttcTGATTTGAGTTACATGATTAACACTATTATCAAGAAGAGCCTTCAATGCTAGGCTAAGAAGTGTGACTTGGTAAGCAGTTGGGAGCTACTGAAAAATTTTGAGTGGGTTTGAATGCCAATTCTgcatctgtgaccttgggcaaatcacttctgttTGGGCCTCAATTTCACCTATGAAGAAGGGGGTTGAACTAAattatctctgaggtcccttccatttctaaatctctaATCCTGTGAGCCTAAGAATGATATGACTATGTATTAGAAAAATTTCTCTAGCACCATGTGAAAAATGGCTTGATTTGGGGAGAGTATGGAGACTGGAATTATGAGTTTCTAGCCTGGCCCTAAGGTTATAGGAGCTTATATTAGGCTCCAGCCAGTAGGGATAGAGAAGTTTCAAAGATtatcctcatctttaagatgaggaTAATTATACCAAAATTATACAGGTATAGTCCCCTTATCGTCAGTGGGGGCTGCTGGGAAGTCTAGTTTTCCCAGCTGAAATGAGAATCTGAAGAATTATTACAAATGAGAATTCCAATGGACATACAATTTTAAAACTCTGAAGAAGGGAATACTGAGGTGATAAGCAAATTAACAGTTTAGTTTAATTAATGATTCTATAACTCTCCTGAGCAGAGCCCCCAAACCTGAAATTGGAGCTCGCATATTTCTCCTAGTAGTTTTAAAACTATTAGTTTGAACAGTAGTTTTCAAAATGTGGTTCATGAACCcagaggtcaaaattattttcataatgatgCTGAGACGTTTCCAACTACGTATCTGCATGAGACTGAATTTTCCTCAAATATTTCATCTAAAACAACACTTCACAAGAGATTCCATGCAGAATCAcatatgagaatccagctgtctccTATTGAGACAGAAATTTACAAAAATTCTTAAAGCAATGCCATTCTACTCACTAAAATTTTTTGGTTTTGGAAAatgtagttatttttcattaaaatgtgcTATTTATGTTACCATGTAATGGATTTGTTACTgttcattttaaatgaattaatatgtaaatatttttaaatgtatcattttataatgcagtaaatattgatagatagagctcatataaacaaaagctctttgaatcctcagtaatttttaagaatatgtAACTTGAGTCCCAAGGTCCATTGATATGGAATTCTCTCCTCATTGGTAAAGATCAATGCCTGGCACCTTCATGAGAGTCAGGGCAAAGTTGGCCAGAGTGGGAGAGGAGAAATTCAGTATCTTCACAATTGCTAGTCTCTTCAAACTCTTCAGGGTTCAGGTGTTTCTGGTTTCCAGCTTTGAGgatcttgaggacctagagggccacataggCTTCACTTAGGCTAAATTCTGCCCTTTTGTACCCAAAGGGATGAGAGCAGTCAAGAGGGAGCAGACCTCATGCTCCACAGCAAcacctattttttattttattctaaagaaaGCCAAAGACTATAGGAATGTGAGCTGTAATtcttagtcaataagcatttattaagggagagaataagcatttattaagcttctactatgtgcctgacattgctgttaatatttaatttcattttatttagtcttcacaataatcctatgagttattattatcattattattattttatcaccttcattttacagttgaggaaactgacgcgGGCAAGTAAAAGTTAACTTGCCAGGTACTCCAACCTatcaaacatttatcatgtttGATTAAGCCATTTATTAAGCCAGGCACTGTCCTTAGtttgggacacaaagaaaggcaaacacagtTCATGCTCTGAAAGAGCTCATATTtttaatggtggagacaacacaTGAATAATTTTATGCATATACAAAATATCTGTGGAGTAGAGGGAAGGCAGTCTCAGAGAGAGGGCATCAGCAGTGGGGGATGGGTAAGGAAACTGGTAACACCTCCTGGGCAAACTGAGatctgagctgaattttgaaacaAGGGAAGACTAAAAGACAGATGaggtgggagagcattccaggcacgagGGACACACACTGTAGGGTGTTGTGTACACGAAATAATAGCAAAGAAGCCAGTGTcaatggatcaaagagtacatgcaAGAAGGTAAagggtaagaaaactggaaaagtgggAAGGGGCCACACTGTGAAGATTTTTGAAGgacagaggattttatacttgatgctggaggtaatagggagccacagaaatTTATAGGGATGGGGCAAGAGTCACATAATCAGACTTTTACTTTAGGATCACTGACATATAAGAGGAGAATATATGGGAATGAGAAGAGATCTGAGACAGAGaccaaccagtaggctattgcaatagtccaggtgaggtGATGAGGTGCCCTGCAGTTGAGAAgtaacagtgtcagaggagagaaggcaaaGTATTTCAAAGATATTAAGaagattgtctttctttgtttccccagcccctaacgtagtgcctggcacataataggaacttaataaatacttcctgaTTTGACAAGATCTGACAAGAGAGATTAGATGTGTGGAGTCTGAGTGGGGAGTTATCGATGACACAAAAGTTGTGAGTctgggtaactgggaggatgaAAATATGTAGGAAAGTGATAGGAAAGTtgagaagaggaaagataatatttgttgttgggttttttctgTGGGTGTGTgggagacaattggggttaagtgacttgccagggtcacacagtagtaagtggctgaggctggatttgtactggagaagatgagtcttcctgactccaggcccagcactctatccattatactgcCCAGCCGCCCTAAGGGTCACAAAGTATCATACTAAGTAAAAGTGTTTAttctattaaagaaagaaatatcctAAAATAGCAGCTGCACTGACCATGGTAATAGACAGTAAGTAATAAGTGGATCCAGTTCCATTTATGAGTTTAGTCTGTTACTTAACTTTGATTTCTACAAGGACAAAATTCATACATTAAGGACACCTAGAATCTTGGATGGAAGGGAGTAATACATAAAACAATGACTGAGAAAAAAGTCACTCCAAGATAAActtttgggcagttaggtggcatcgCAGTACactgagtgctggacctggagtcaggaagactcatcaccctgagttgaaatctggcctcagacacttactagctgtgtgaccttgggcaagccacttaaccctgtttgcctcagtttcctcatctgtaaagtgatctggagaaggaaatggcaaaccactctctagcatctttgccaagaaaaccctaaatcaGGTCACAAATGATCTaacacgactgaaaatgactgaagaaaaacaaaagcacacACACTTTTTAAGGCTATAAACAGCAATCTGGAAAAGCAGAGGAAATTCCCACACAGACCTTTTAGGTACTGATCAATAAGTGTTgtatcttcacacacacacacacacacacacacacaccctccaataagatgtaagcttcctgagggcagggaccatttaaaaaatgttggtACCCCCAGAACCTAGCATTATGTTTTACACATACTAGTGTATAATATATTGTAATACTacatatttaaaatttctttaattgGGATTAAAGACTCTATGGGGGTGGAGTACTTTTAGTGGCCACCAACTAATTTTCATGGGCAGAGCTAGAAAGTTTTAATCCTTTCTGGACTTAGGGAAAGCGCAGAAATCCATTTAGACTGGAACATGAAGTAGATATATCAGGACAGAGAAGAACCTGCAGCTGCTAGAAACAAGTGTATTTCAatctcctccccctttttctttctctccttttcaggATGGATCTGCACCCAGTTTTTCGATTCCAGATAGTTCTCCAGCCTCTAGCCTCCTTAGCAAAATATTAGAGGATTGGACCATTTGGTCTCTCAGGCAACCTTTCTGGCTCTGatattctaaaattctttccactTCCGACATTCCACGTACTTTGTTCTATGTTCCatgttccaaggtctcttccacttCCGACGTCTGATTTTGTGACATTTTACTTCTGCCCCGGGGAGAAAACCTCAGAGTCAGGCGCCTCTGCTGCCCTCGGGCTCCCTAGCTCTGACTGGTGAGAAAGCCGTTTTCCCTCTTTCACCTCGGGGCTGGGTTGTAGTCCTTTCCTAGGGCCTGAGTGGATTGGTTGTCATTTGAATGTCTTCCTGGGAAGGGTTTAAAGGGGACCGTTAGGGTTTAGGGATGCTCCACTAGCATCTAAAAGACCCTCAGCCCTCTAGACATCGAAGTGACtgggagaaacatgaaaaaagactTACTCCTGGACAGCAGAAATGGGAGGAAAGCACCCCAGGACTGAACAGGGTGGAAATGAGGTCAGACTGAAGGTCTCTAGACTTGTGTGAATGTGGTCACCTGCCCCTTAACTCCCCAGCAAAGCTTTACAGCCCAACTTTgtcctggacctgaagtcagaagcaATTTGTGCTGCCAGCTGTGCAGCAACAGGGAAGCCCCTCTAAATTCCCTGGCCACCCAGGACGTAGGGGAGGAGCCCGATGAAGAAAAGACCTTGGACCTCCAGCTGCCAACGATATGCGGGGCCTCCGGGCTTcgttttttcagttgcatccgCAGAGGCAGCGGCGGCAGGACCGGTCTGAGATCCTGTTGAAGCCTGCAGAGGACTCCAGATTAGGGAGTCAAAAGGACACAGAAGCGGTGTTTGTGGGGGAAGATCTGGAGGCCACGGAGACCCTAAACATCGAGTAGATCCAGGTGATGTCCAAGAAGGACCTAAAGGCGGTCTGTAGAGTGCTGGGCCGAGAAGTCCCCAAGACCGCTTCAGCCAAGGACCTTCGTAGCTGGCTATTGGAGAATTCGGGGGCGTCGAGGCGGACCACCAGGAAGACCCACGCCTCGGCCAAGGCGGCCCAGCCCCCTGCAGGGGTCGGAGGAGGCTGGGAAGACGCGGGGTCTGGCCTGGAGGACTTGGAGGAGAAAGCGCCTTCCCCTACAGAGGCCAGCAGGGACCAAGTAGGGATTGGGGCATTTGCAGTCCGACGGGGCGGTGGCGGAGCCACAGGAGGGAGGGGCAAGACGCAGGGGAAGGTGAATAAGGCCGAGGCTGAGACAGAGCCCCCCGACTCTTCCTCCACCTCCGCAGAGAGGCCGGACAATGGTGGGGGCGATGAGCTCCGGGCCTCGGCGGAGAGACGAGGACACCCGGGCGGCTCTCGGAAGCTCTTTGGCTGGAGGGCGAGAGGCAAAGCGATCAAGCGACTGGAGCTAGTCCTGGAGAACCTCGGGGAGAGCAACTCCAAAGACCAGCGCTCCGAGGACGGCGAGCAGCCCAGAACCTTCCTCAAAGCTCCCGACTCTATGTCTCCACCTCCGCGGGAGCGGCCCGAGGCTTCTAGCCGGCGTTCCACGCAGTCGGGCCTGAATGGAGAATATTTAAGGGTCTCCCCAGAGGAGGAGGCTCGGGACGGTGTTCCGCGCACGCTGACTTGGACCACTTCTCAGGAGAAGGCAAATCGAAGCTTCATGTACGGGCCCGAGCTATTTTGGCGGCAGCTGCGCCGCCTGCGGCCCAGGCCCCGGGAGCCCTATACGGACTTCGCGGCCCAGGTAACGGGGCTGGTCGGCGCTTGGGTGGAAAAGGCCGGGGCGATGACGCGCGAGGAGGTGATAGAGCTGATCCGACTCGAGCATGTGGTGGATCAGCTCCCAGAGCAGCTCTGCCAGCTTGTACTGGCCCAGCAGCCTAAGACGGCCATGGAGGCGGCAGCTCTGGCGGACCAGATCTCCTTCCAACGGGGCCGTCATCTGGGGTTGGGCCCCGGGCCTGGGCCCGGGATCTGGCCCTGGTTCTCCCAAGTGCAGGCGTCCCCCACTGGGAAGGGGCCCAAGAAAACCACCCTGAAAAGCCACACTAACGTAAGGGAGGCCACGTCCAAAAAGGAATTCCAGTCATCGGGGGCGGGTTGGGGGTGGAAGCCCACGCCGGTCCGCACTTGTCACAAATGTGGGAAGGTTGGTCATACTCGATCCAACTGCCCCAACTGGAATTCTGTAGATTCTTAATTCAGGGATAGGCTAAGGGCATTGGGGTGAGAAGGGTAAAGCAGGGAAGGGGACTATGGAAAGCCGGGGTGTGGGGTTGGTGGGGGGAAGCccgaagagggagggaagagaccCCTGTGCTTAGAGTATAGACAACCTTCAgttaaataaactttttaaaataatattttactaatgtatttttattttcgaCAAACTTATAAGGACCAAGAAACGTGCACTATAGTGGGTTGAGATTAGAAAAACTGAAGTGACTCAGCTTTGgacctcaagaatcttacatttcACTGGTGGGAGATAGGAGCAAGATAGGGAGTAGCAAAGAAGAGGTACTGGCATAGTCTAgctatttttaaggaattataccTTAAGACTGAGGGTGGAAGTTTGGGTAAGTAGATAAGGATTTAATTAAAGTGGGCTTCCTCTGCTGAATTTTAAGAAGATTCCAAAGGTAGACTCTTTTCATTCCAGCCAAGGGAGTCTATAGGAAGGTCAGAAGTCTAGAAAAATGGAGGTTGAGAGGaattttttccatctataaaaggagggtcTTAGGCTAGATAACTTCTTCAtactccatccatccatcccagcAGTGGATTTGTCCTCCAGTCCAGCCACTCCCCTGAAAAGGGAGTCAAGAACCTCTTCATCTCCAGATCCTGGGATCCTCTTGGAAGGGAACACAGATGCTTGGGCAACATGGCCACTGGGAATAAAAGTGGGAAGgagaagtgaaagagaaatagagacactGAACTACTGGCTGAATTCTGATTCTGATTTCCAAATCTGGAAATTTGGAAAGCCGTTTGAGAATTGAGTGACCCCTGGCAAGAGTCTAGGATGCCCTTTCTCAAACCAAGAGATCATTCTCTTGAGAGAGATTTTACACCAGTCTCCAATATTCCAGCTTTCCTCTTGAGCCAGCTCAGAGCAGCCATGAGCTGCTGGGGCTTTGTTTGTCACCATCAAGGCCAGGGTGGGGGTgtgggggaggtgaggggaggTGATACCTGCACGTCTCACTTACTTTCCACTTATGGTGGGACCTCAGGAATCTGAAAGGGCTTTAGCAGAGTGACTATCTCTAGGACCTTGGTACAGTGGCTTCAGTGGGTATGGTTATTCTTGCAGAAGAGCTTTGATCAGCAGAATTCTGCCTGGCCCCACAGGTTCCTAGAATAAAGAATAAGGACACATACCTGGCAGCGTCGTGCAGACCTAGGAAACAAAACTAGCACTCTGGGTTAGGGAGGATAGGATTGATTGGACACTGTTCAGGTTACTATAAAGTCTATCTGGATGGTATGTTGACCATAAATCATAAACCTAGGAACCTTACTCAAATGAAGTCTCCAATTATGATCCAAAGTCATCTGGAGAGGCAGGTTTGTTGGGGGATAGGGGTGGGGAAGCTTTTGTATCATTGGTAATAATGTGAAAGAATTGCCTAAAATCAGTTTTTGTGAAAAGTAAAAATTGAAGCCTTTCAGcatgaataagaaaataaatactttgaCAAAACAAAGCAGAGTTCCAAGAAAGGCTATTTGGGAGCCCAGAGGAAGCTATGACTTTGAGCAAACCCAATTGATGAAGGCTGAAGAATGGGAAAATACATGTCCCTCTCTtccaaagagctttttttttttttgaggatgatAGTGCTCCAGTAGGTTCCTAGGCCCCAGTTTAGGAGAACTTGGCTCAGGAAACCTTTGACCAAGGAAAACCCTTCTCTAGATCCGTTTCTGATTTCCCTTGTCCCTGTGGCAAAAGTGTTTTTTGCTCCTGATTTAgggaacaaatattttttaagcacctactctgtgccaggcattatgttagcTTCTAGAAATAGAAACAGTTCTTTTCTTTCAGGAACATACATTCTTCTACGGGAGGGGCTTTTAaactgggatccatgaacttggataggagaaaaattaatttttctttaatataattgtttttctttgtattttattttatgcatttaacatGATTGTGTGAAGGGGTCTATAGGATTCACCAGACTGACTACCAAAAGAGATCCAGGACATATGCAAAAAGGTTAAGTGCGCCTTAACTAGGAGGAAAACCATACGTACACAGATAAAGTAAACAtaacatgtatatagtgcttactatgtgccaggcattgtgttgagCACTTTAAAATCATTAcaagtacaaaataatttcaggagCAGAATGAATTATAACAACAGAGGGAGTGTAGCAAGGTAGTACCTGAATTTAATCTTGAGGTAAGCTAGGGATCCCACGAGAGAAAGTTAGGGAGATAGAGAAGTCCAAGCTCATGGGACAGCCTGGGCAAATGGGAAAGAATATTAAGGGGGCCTAAAATGCCTGGAGGGATGTAAAGATAAAGTTGAGTCAGCCTGGAAATAGATGTTGAAGCTAGAAGGGTTTTACATGTTTAACAGAGAGCCTGCAAtttgtcctagaggcaatagggagccactgaaatgctttcattaaaaaaaaaaaacctaacatttTCTTGAAGACAGCAGAATAGAAGCAGAGACCTCTCCCAAAATTCCTCAAAaaacctgtgaaaaatgactctaaacaaattctagagcagcataagccacaaaatgacagactgaagcaaatttccagcccaagataatctggaagaTTGATGGGAAGAATCTATTGCACCAGCTTGGGAGCAGAGGACAGTTCAGTGAAGACTGAGCAGGAGCAGGCCTTACGGGACTGAATCGCTGGGGTctgctgtggattccagacttctcaacccataaatgctaAAGAttacttcaaaggtcagtagaaAGGGTATCTCCcctggctgggggggggggggggggggaaggacaggagaagaagaaacagactatagattcctactttctcagtgaagaggtattttcttatgtcattggtgatgaggaagatcaaaacatatagccagaagaagataacaaagccaaagcttctgcatccaaagcctgtaagaaaaatatgaactggccatggaagagctcaaaaaggattttgaaaatcaaataagagaactagaagaaaaatttggaagagaaatgagagggatgcaagaaaatcatgaaaaaccagtCAACATCTAGCTAAAGGAATtctcaaaaatgctgaaaaaaaaacacctttaaaattagactaacccaaatggcaaaagaggtccaaaaaaccaacgaggagaaaaatgccttaaaaagcagcatgagccaaatggaaaaagaggtccaaaagctcatggaagaaaataattctttaaaaattagaatggagcaaatggaagtgaatgaatttatgagaaaacaaaaaattatgaaacaaaatcaaaagaatgaaaaaatagaagataatgtgaaatatctcattggaaaaacaattgacctggaaaatggatccaagagaaataatgtaaaaattattggactacctgaaagccatgatgaaaaaaagaacctagacatcatctttcaagaaattatcaaggaaaactgctgtgatattctagaactagagggtaaaatagaaatcgaaagaatccactgatcacctcctgaaagacattccaaaagaaaaactcttaggaatattgtagttaaattccagagttcccaggtcaaggagaaaatactgcaagctgccagaaaaaaaccaatttgagtattgtggaaacacaatcaggataacacaagatctaatagcttctacactaagggttcagagggcttggaatatgatattccagaggtcaaaggagctaggattaaaaccaagaatcacctacccagcaaaagtaagtataatacttcaggggaaataatggtcattcaatgaaatagaggacttccaagcattcttgttgaaaagaccagaactgaatagaaaatttgactttcaaatacaagaatcaagagaaacatgaagaggtaaataggaaatagaaatcataagggacttactaaagttgaactatttacattcctacatggaaagatgatatttgtaactcatgatacctttctcagtattagggtagttagagggattatattcCTATaaacagggcacagggtgagttgaataggtagggatgacatgtaaaaaataaaaataaggggtgagagaggaatataatgggaggaaaagtgagaaatagagtggggcaaattatctcacataaaagaggcaagtaaaatcttattcaatggagaggaagaagggggaggtaatagggaaagagtgaaccatactctcatcacatttggcttaaggagggaataacatgcacactcaatgtggtatgaaaatctatcttacactacaggaaagtaggggggaagggaataagtaggggttgggggaaagatgaaagggagggcaaaaggaaggaggggaCAATTATAAGCAAACacttgaggagggatagggtcaaaagagagaatagaataaatggggggcaggacaagatggggggaaatatagttagtctttcacaatatgactgttttggaaatgttttgcatagctgagaagagctaaatctttcaaagttagtcattgaacaatgtggctgtaactgtgtacaatgtcctcctgaaATTTTCTAAGCAAGAGAAGAACCTGGAGAGTTGAGAATCTTCACTTGGTTCTGTTACCTTAGGCAGCCTCAGATCCCAAAGTTCTTTGGACTTCAGGTCCAGGATGTGTTCAGGATCAGGTCTGGCCAAGTAGAGCAAACAGCCCTCCAAGATGGGATTTGGTGCTGAACCATACAGTGGAGGAGTAGAACTGGAGAGGAGCCCAGAGGTCACCTCCCACAACACCCCTCCCTTTAGCAGATAAATAAATGGAGACTTAGAAAGATCTGCATTCACCTGCCCCCAGAGCAAGGGGGAGTAAAAACAAACAGCCAGAAGACACGAAGGACTTGAATGATGCTGGCTGCAAGCACTCCTGCAGGATACTTCCACAGTCAAAGCAGGGAAGAGAAGTTCATTAGCACAGACCATTGAACCAGTAACAAATGGAGAGG
Proteins encoded:
- the LOC140508621 gene encoding uncharacterized protein is translated as MSKKDLKAVCRVLGREVPKTASAKDLRSWLLENSGASRRTTRKTHASAKAAQPPAGVGGGWEDAGSGLEDLEEKAPSPTEASRDQVGIGAFAVRRGGGGATGGRGKTQGKVNKAEAETEPPDSSSTSAERPDNGGGDELRASAERRGHPGGSRKLFGWRARGKAIKRLELVLENLGESNSKDQRSEDGEQPRTFLKAPDSMSPPPRERPEASSRRSTQSGLNGEYLRVSPEEEARDGVPRTLTWTTSQEKANRSFMYGPELFWRQLRRLRPRPREPYTDFAAQVTGLVGAWVEKAGAMTREEVIELIRLEHVVDQLPEQLCQLVLAQQPKTAMEAAALADQISFQRGRHLGLGPGPGPGIWPWFSQVQASPTGKGPKKTTLKSHTNVREATSKKEFQSSGAGWGWKPTPVRTCHKCGKVGHTRSNCPNWNSVDS